Proteins encoded within one genomic window of Macrotis lagotis isolate mMagLag1 chromosome 3, bilby.v1.9.chrom.fasta, whole genome shotgun sequence:
- the LOC141516908 gene encoding olfactory receptor 10AG1-like isoform X1, whose product MYYILMIEKQRRKMAEGNLTSMLEFILLGFSDLPNLREFLFAIFLVSYMSILIGNGLIILITKVDAGLQTPMYFFLGNFSFLEICYTSVTLPRMLTNLWTKKRNISFLGCSLQLCFLLILGNSECFLLGAMAYDRYVAICKPLYYPVIMNQKMCLQLLIGSWITGIPVQIALTYQIFSLPFCGSNKLNHIFCDIPPLLRLACGDTSKNEFSVYADAVLFAMVPFLLIVGSYVKIIVTILKLPSGTGRYKAFSTCSSHLIVVGLFYGSGIITYLRPKSSSSAGTDKVFSLFYSIVTPVFNPLIYSLRNKDVIAALRNLLTK is encoded by the exons ATGTATTATATTCTGAtgatagaaaaaca aagaagaaaaatggcagAAGGAAATCTGACTAGCATGTTGGAATTTATTCTCCTGGGATTTTCTGACCTTCCCAACCTTCGAGAATTTCTATTTGCGATTTTCTTAGTAAGCTACATGAGTATCCTGATAGGAAATGGTCTCATCATTTTAATAACCAAAGTGGATGCTGGTCTCCAAACccctatgtattttttccttggaAACTTCTCCTTCTTAGAAATCTGCTATACATCAGTCACTCTTCCCAGAATGCTGACAAATCTTtggaccaaaaaaagaaacatttctttcTTGGGCTGTAGCCTCCAACTTTGCTTTCTCCTCATTTTGGGGAATAGTGAATGTTTTCTCTTGGGGGCTATGGCATATGACCGTTATGTGGCCATTTGTAAGCCTCTATACTATCCTGTTATTATGAACCAAAAAATGTGTCTTCAGCTCCTAATCGGCTCCTGGATTACTGGGATCCCAGTGCAGATAGCATTGACATACCAGATCTTTTCTTTGCCCTTCTGTGGTTCTAATAAACTCAATCACATTTTCTGTGACATTCCTCCATTACTGAGACTAGCTTGCGGGGACACCTCCAAGAATGAGTTTTCTGTCTATGCTGATGCTGTGTTATTTGCCATGGTTCCCTTTCTCTTGATTGTTGGATCTTATGTCAAAATCATTGTCACCATCCTGAAGCTCCCCTCTGGCACAGGGAGATACAAAGCTTTCTCCACTTGTTCCTCTCACCTCATTGTTGTAGGCTTATTCTATGGATCTGGTATCATTACATATTTGAGACCTAAGTCCAGTTCCTCAGCAGGAACAGACAAAGtgttttcccttttctatagCATTGTGACCCCAGTATTTAACCCTTTGATCTATAGCCTCAGGAACAAAGATGTCATTGCCGCACTGAGGAACTTACTAACTAAATGA
- the LOC141516908 gene encoding olfactory receptor 10AG1-like isoform X2 has product MAEGNLTSMLEFILLGFSDLPNLREFLFAIFLVSYMSILIGNGLIILITKVDAGLQTPMYFFLGNFSFLEICYTSVTLPRMLTNLWTKKRNISFLGCSLQLCFLLILGNSECFLLGAMAYDRYVAICKPLYYPVIMNQKMCLQLLIGSWITGIPVQIALTYQIFSLPFCGSNKLNHIFCDIPPLLRLACGDTSKNEFSVYADAVLFAMVPFLLIVGSYVKIIVTILKLPSGTGRYKAFSTCSSHLIVVGLFYGSGIITYLRPKSSSSAGTDKVFSLFYSIVTPVFNPLIYSLRNKDVIAALRNLLTK; this is encoded by the coding sequence atggcagAAGGAAATCTGACTAGCATGTTGGAATTTATTCTCCTGGGATTTTCTGACCTTCCCAACCTTCGAGAATTTCTATTTGCGATTTTCTTAGTAAGCTACATGAGTATCCTGATAGGAAATGGTCTCATCATTTTAATAACCAAAGTGGATGCTGGTCTCCAAACccctatgtattttttccttggaAACTTCTCCTTCTTAGAAATCTGCTATACATCAGTCACTCTTCCCAGAATGCTGACAAATCTTtggaccaaaaaaagaaacatttctttcTTGGGCTGTAGCCTCCAACTTTGCTTTCTCCTCATTTTGGGGAATAGTGAATGTTTTCTCTTGGGGGCTATGGCATATGACCGTTATGTGGCCATTTGTAAGCCTCTATACTATCCTGTTATTATGAACCAAAAAATGTGTCTTCAGCTCCTAATCGGCTCCTGGATTACTGGGATCCCAGTGCAGATAGCATTGACATACCAGATCTTTTCTTTGCCCTTCTGTGGTTCTAATAAACTCAATCACATTTTCTGTGACATTCCTCCATTACTGAGACTAGCTTGCGGGGACACCTCCAAGAATGAGTTTTCTGTCTATGCTGATGCTGTGTTATTTGCCATGGTTCCCTTTCTCTTGATTGTTGGATCTTATGTCAAAATCATTGTCACCATCCTGAAGCTCCCCTCTGGCACAGGGAGATACAAAGCTTTCTCCACTTGTTCCTCTCACCTCATTGTTGTAGGCTTATTCTATGGATCTGGTATCATTACATATTTGAGACCTAAGTCCAGTTCCTCAGCAGGAACAGACAAAGtgttttcccttttctatagCATTGTGACCCCAGTATTTAACCCTTTGATCTATAGCCTCAGGAACAAAGATGTCATTGCCGCACTGAGGAACTTACTAACTAAATGA